GGCGAGCGAGCCGTCGGCGATCAGATCGCCCGCCACCTGGGCGATCCGACCGGGTGAGGCGAGCACGTCGGCGGTCAGCACGCCGGTGGCGCTGAGGAGTTGCCACAGCGCGAGCAGCAGGACGGGGCCGGTGGTGCGGCGCAGCCAGCGGGGGACGCGGGTGCGGCGGGAGGAGGTGGGGACGATGGGTTCGAGGTCGACGGGGGTGCCCGTGCCTGTGCCCGTGCCGGTGGCGGTTGCGTCGGTAGCGGCGGCTTCGAAGTGAGCGGGTTCTTTGCGGGCTATTTCCGAAATATCGGGTTCTGGAGAGCCGGGCGGGGCATGGCTGATGCTCATGAGGAGCTCCACGGAGGGAAAGCGGCCGATGAGGTGGGACGGCGTGGGGGAAGGCGGCCGGGCGCCGCCGCGTCAGCCGTGCGTCAAGGATCGGAGATCAGCGCGGACTGGACGTGCGGGTAGGGCGGAGCGCAGGCGTGGGGAGGGGGTGCGAAGGCGTCAGCGGCCGCGGCGACACGCGGCGGAGGCCACCCGCAGCAGGTCGATGTGACCGCGCGTGGTGAGCAGGACTGAACGCAACATGCGCCAGAAACTAGCCAGTCGGCGTGACCACGGTCAACGGTGTCTCGCGGAGTGGACCTGCCGTACCGAAGGATGAGCAGGTGATGAGGAGTGAATCCGGCCGCAGGGGTGAGGATGGGGGCATGTCAGACGCTTTCACCACCCGAGTCCTGAACGTGTCCTCCGGTTCGTCGGAGCGGATCGTCGACCTCACCGGCGACTGCGAGGCCTTCCTGCGGGAGGCGGCCGCCGGCCGCGACGGCCTCCTCAATGTCTTCGTCCCGCACGCCACGGCCGGGGTCGCCGTCATCGAGACGGGCGCCGGCAGCGACGACGACCTCCTCGCCGCCCTC
Above is a window of Streptomyces griseorubiginosus DNA encoding:
- a CDS encoding putative leader peptide: MLRSVLLTTRGHIDLLRVASAACRRGR
- a CDS encoding secondary thiamine-phosphate synthase enzyme YjbQ translates to MSDAFTTRVLNVSSGSSERIVDLTGDCEAFLREAAAGRDGLLNVFVPHATAGVAVIETGAGSDDDLLAALHTLLPADDRWQHRHGSPGHGRDHVLPALVPPHATLPVLNGRLELGTWQSVCLVDTNVDNAHRKVRLSFLG